One window from the genome of Magnolia sinica isolate HGM2019 chromosome 4, MsV1, whole genome shotgun sequence encodes:
- the LOC131242495 gene encoding uncharacterized protein LOC131242495: MWHEARRSERKVHDLMDAARRRAQRRAVFLAKRRGDPQQSLQVIGSRCRTYRDDGLYQATQDQQGLIPWNGKQNILIDRFDGRALLDFIRDSDSRVFRVQEKTEEEEELEEFVNFERYRDLIKHRRRGFTDEEGLKHTNEELEAKIIAPFASDRPHQSQPPASKGSYSQVGFTYGGDGKDESHLLEIDDDDDDDDDDDDDEKEISSDDSNDEGMDIIAKEFGVKRYNWLVYMDRKAKEEEKRQKEVVKGDPAIRKLSRKERRKASQMEREREREAARITGSRVLHHDPYREPRRSPTYEAYSRSRISRSRSRSHSPSYSRRYDRGVHADNGHRSKPRASKIEYITEYGGSPNLDDQKLEGISPPPSPFQPDTPNRPSAGHILEALHIDPASAVSLDKEKNTKVLKPSVSTSSAIAKLSKPTATGGTLKPQQGEKKETPQERLKRIMSKQLNKQIKKDTAAEMAKKREQERQRLEKLAETSRISRYRHRSSHSRSRSRSPPRRYRRSRSRSRSRSPRRYHSHSRSSRSRSRTRSPRRYHSRSRSPRVRSRSRY; encoded by the exons atgTGGCACGAGGCGAGGAGGTCGGAGAGGAAGGTTCACGATTTGATGGACGCTGCTCGTCGCCGGGCGCAGAGACGGGCTGTCTTCTTGGCGAAGAGGCGGGGCGATCCTCAGCAATCTCTCCAGGTTATCGGATCTCGCTGCCGCACGTATCGCGATGATGGCCTCTATCAGGCCACCCAAGATCAGCAGGGCCT GATACCTTGGAATGGAAAACAGAATATATTGATTGACAG ATTCGATGGCCGTGCTCTCCTTGATTTCATTCGTGATTCTGATTCACGAGTTTTTCGGGTCCAAGAGAAaacagaggaagaggaagaactaGAAGAGTTTGTTAATTTTGAGCGTTATCGGGATTTAATTAAGCATCGCCGTAGAGGAT TCACCGATGAAGAGGGTTTGAAACATACTAACGAAGAACTGGAGGCAAAGATCATCGCTCCTTTTGCTTCTGACAG ACCACATCAATCGCAGCCTCCAGCAAGCAAGGGTTCATACTCACAAGTGGGATTTACCTATGGAGGAGATGGAAAGGATGAATCCCATCTTTTGGAAattgatgatgacgacgatgatgacgacgacgacgatgatgatgagaAGGAGATTAGTAGTGATGACAGCAATGATGAAGGAATGGATATAATTGCTAAAGAATTTGGAGTGAAGAGGTACAACTGGCTTGTTTATATGGATAGAAAAGCCAAAGAGGAAGAGAAACGACAAAAGGAGGTGGTTAAGGGGGATCCTGCAATT AGAAAGCTGAGTCGCAAGGAAAGGAGGAAGGCTTCGCAgatggaaagagaaagagagagggaagctGCACGTATAACTGGAAGCCGGGTGCTCCATCACGATCCCTATAG GGAGCCTCGACGAAGTCCCACTTATGAAGCTTATTCTCGTTCCAGAAT ATCAAGATCCAGATCCCGATCGCATTCCCCATCATACTCAAGACGATATGATCGTGGCGTACATGCTGATAATGGGCATCGCAGCAAACCAAGGGCATCCAAAATTGAGTACATCACTGAGTATGGGGGATCCCCCAACTTGGATGATCAGAAGCTAGAAGGAATCTCTCCACCACCATCTCCATTTCAACCTGATACACCGAACCG GCCATCAGCTGGTCATATACTTGAGGCACTTCATATTGATCCTGCATCTGCTGTATCTCTCGATAAGGAAAAGAATACCAAAGTGCTGAAACCATCAGTGAG CACATCGTCAGCCATTGCAAAGCTAAGCAAGCCAACTGCTACTGGAGGGACCTTGAAACCACAGCAGGGTGAGAAGAAGGAAACTCCTCAGGAACGTCTCAAACGCATAATGAGCAAACAACTGAACAAACAAA TTAAAAAAGACACTGCTGCTGAGATGGCAAAAAAACGAGAACAGGAACGGCAAAGGCTGGAGAAACTTGCTGAAACAAGCAGAATAAGTCGATATAGGCATCGGAGCAGCCATAGCAGAAGCCGCAGCCGCTCTCCGCCTAG AAGGTACCGGCGTAGCAGAAGCCGAAGTAGAAGCAGGAGCCCTCGAAGATACCATTCACACTCCCGATCTAGCAGAAGCCGAAGTAGAACCAGGAGCCCTCGAAGATACCATTCCCGCTCCCGATCACCCAG GGTGAGAAGCCGCTCCAGATACTGA